The genomic interval ATCatggattttattttcttcattttttcttttcttttcaaaactCATCACTTAAGATATCCGCTGCTAAATTCAGTCACTGTGTGCTTATTCCCTTTGTTGGTGATGGAAAACATCTGTCCCCACTTTGATGTGTTCCAGATGCTTGTGTCGTGCTAATATCTGATAAGGCTTGCATTGCTTCTTCGCTTTTATATTATACTGCAACATTATTTTCTGTGGCTTGGCTGTGTCATTTTATGTAAAGCTTTTTCCTCATTTCTTCCTATATGTCAGAAACATTTACCTccatcttttcttttttcagAATGGATATTTTACAACATAATCATGAACAATGAAGATACATTTTTATGGAGTGCAAGGTAGTAgagattattttttttggaaaaatattATCCATACTAATAAGAGCTTCCAGTAACAAATAACACAATTCAAAACAACTTCAAACaccttttatattatatatttcaaaacaGAATCAGAGATGTCTTTGGAAGTAGCTATTTTATAATAATGGTGAATCCAATGCATATTCTGGAATTAGGTAAAATAATCACTCTTACATAACTCTAAATAATGTATTTCAGACAGAAAAAATACATGATAAGGGTGGAATTGGAATTTGGAAATATAGAggtacatgaagaaaaagacaTTTCAAAGGTGCTTgagtatttttgtttttttgcagTATATATTGGCCTAGACCCAAGTACAGGTGGGCCGAAAAAAACTGTTcttttattcaattataatataatgtgAATACAAATGTATGTGGGGTGAGCAATTTGATAGTTATAAAGCAAGAGACTCGTGTAAGAAAatcttatacatttttttatattatacaaatcaaattatttttttatgttaaaaaaatattcatgaaCAAGTTAATGTATTATTAAGTAAATCCCTAGAGGAGGCTGAATTAAGTAGTGATTTTAGTCTTGCAAATgagtatttttaatatatacgaACCTTGATTATTCTTGTATTCAACCAAGAAATCAGCTAGGGTTTAAAAAAATGAACGCATGTGAAATGTGAATGTCAATAAATTATTAGTACAAGTAGATATTTTACCaaaaatctatttttctatttaataaattattatgcaactagttattattgttattgtgcTGAGTGCGTGATAATttccatatttttatttatttgtttcgTCTAAGTTCCATTCCTCTTCATTATTTTTCAAGACTCGTTGGGTTAAGAATGATTTTCTCGATGGACCCCTACGGAAATGATTGCCTAAGCTCATAGGCCCACTTATGATCAGAGGGCATCGATGTTTATTATCCGGAGCTTACTTTTTACACCACCCTCTTTCTTTTGTAACTTGTACTCCtaaattacttatattttttagcagaaaattacttatattttttagcataaaattacttatatttttagcAGAGATTACTTATATTTAAACCAGGtgttatatttttcaaaattaactcttcgtaaattttaattttgacatTGATTTGTAAATTTTCTTTAACGAAATTTATTCCGAAACCATTTCTTAATATAGTGCATAATTTTTTACAAATGTCTCGTAAGAATCTGATATTTTACACCTGTACatgaaaaaacatttattaagaaaGATACACAAACTCGTGTTTATTGGCACCATCAAATATGTCACTTTAGAAAGAAATTATGACAAATATGGTTCGTCGTATAACCTATAATTGTGTGTATATAATCATTTTGATAGACAACACCTTAATAATCTAAATGATTTCTAACATATTGAGAATCCAAtactgaaaaatattatttttacaattgcATAACTAAAGTTATTAGTTTATAATCTTTcaaaatttcttattttttaacatgAGTCCACATTTCAGTaaaaattattatcttttattattaagtaattgtaattttgaaTAATTCACTTTTAGATTGTAATTATAACCTTTTACAATAAACTTACTCCAAAGTAAACTCGTGAGAAGTGTTGCACTATTCTTGGAAGCAGCACAGCAACGAAGAAGCCAATTCTCATATACTAAAGAATTTAATAAAAGAGACCaaaaaaactttatttctttttatatatatgtgtataatTACAACAATGCCAAAACCATATCTTTCAAGAAGCAAGCATATATGCATGGTAAGGAAAGAGAAACAACACTTCAAAATTCATTATGAACAAATGTATGCATAATAAGACAAATCAAACATGAATATATATCCCTAAGCAAGTGACAAATTTTCAACCCCAAATGTCTTGGAGTTCACTGCATCATAAGTGCCACAACAGAAGCCAACACAGAAGAATATAAGGTCACCTCAGAAACAGACAAAGCAAACCCTGCTCCAGTCTCCATTTGTGATGTGGGTGCTATTGCTGATTCCTGTGCCACAATTTTGGTTACGTAAAACATGCTCAAAATCATTACTGCAATACAAAACTGGGCTTCAAAGCCACCAAGTTTTGCCATATTTCCACAGAAATCTTATGTTAGTGTGTGAAAATGCGACCAAGATGACTGAAAAGGATTGAACTGGTCGTGAATTGAGTTGTTCAAAGACAGGGTGAAGAGTTGAGTTTATATAGAACTTGTTGAGTACGTGTTGTGAAGTTGGTAAGTGGTACATTAAATCATTAACCATTCTCAATTACTATGATGCCGTTTAGATTAAGGTTGTTGAGACCCCACTACGCTAATTATAGAGCTAGTGATGCAAGGTGGTATTGTGTCCTCAATGAGCTTCTTACGTTATAGTTGGAGGAAAAATCTGGTACCTACCCTTTATGATACTTTATTCCAGAAAAGACCATTGaagtacaaattttatttacctTTAACTGAATAAATGATCAAGAAaacttaatttatttcaaaatcagTGATGTACATATATAATATCTTACTTTTTCATTTTAGACATTGCTAAATTTGAAAGAGTTAAATAGGAAATGTGAAGGGTgttattactattttatttcCGTGGTAAGGTTTTGTTGAATTCATTGTAGATGGTGGGAAATCACTTTCTGGCCAGCTGAAGAGCATGACTTGACATAGCAACGGTGGCAAGACGCTGAGAGAGGACAAGTCTGTGCTGCAAATATGGTGTCTTTGTTGCTTCATAAATCCCCAAAAGTTCATTAAAGGCACTAAAaggtaacttttttttcttattttttctctttaatttatttctCTTTCACTAAACAAAGTTTCACAACTCCTCCTCCTCTATTAGAACAAAGTAACTTATTTTGAAGAGTGGATTAGTTTAGAAAAACATTAGTTTCTTTTAAAATCCCACAATTTTATTAtagaataaaatcattaaataaaaaataattttaaaaataaaaaataattaattattatattgactaaattagatttttttttaaaaactaaaaaagaaatatCAATATCTAAATTAGCTTTTAACCTCACGCAAGAaagttttctttctttctctctccaacCTTCCatcttctctcttaatttctccctccatacctcatctattttagaatttgatcaTATCATGTTGTAGCtaaggagttaaggaacatttctacctgatcaaattttcaaatagagtaagttcatctttttactctaaagatcatttgttctctattttttcttaggatttagttatcaatcttggtgggggtcagttgagaagattaaccctctcaacttattctactatatactaaatttttgttatgtttggataacttgcattaggcctgTAAATCTTGAATcttatccagactgtggggaataaaattctagaagttgcttggaaagtaagcaattgaggtaagggaagctaaatttaatttttaatagcaccctaggatagaagatctgaatgcaaaagggacgtggtcccaatattcaatttctcttgcaaggatgttgtgtgtttatatattgtggtgtttgtttatatattatttaaatttgtaaaaatattagattttgatggtttaatatttaagtgttgttttttatgttaattacgcttttgaatgttgtggatcgtgtttggaatgatattgtatgatgaaatggTGTGGAATTGAactcatacatttgggataatgtatggactgatgtttgttgtgtattaagtattgatgcctatgtggtaacagagatctctgaGCTTCaatgatgatctaagtcacatagactaagatatcaggtggtgagaagctgatgggggagttcatgcacaccgtgacatatgagatgcatggcttgggttgtattgaacttaccctgatcctttctgttagattcgctggtaatctttggatcaggtggtGTTAGTCTCTGATaagacttacttaatacgggtcttccggaagacgttgtttgttgaatattatggatgtgtagatccatgtgagatgtatgtgattgttttattgttgagatttgaagaaaattgaataatttgagaaattgatcatgtaatttggttttctttttttatttaattgtgtatattataaaattctattttcactagcttacccttatttttcttgttgtgtttgaactgcgatgactgtactacgtacacgagcagatgatcttacaggtgtcGAAGGGTCTGAAGAGCTTTAGGATGTTGATTTTGAAACCtgtattgtaaatatttgtatttctatatgtcctaatcacgtattaggaatgttttgaaaaattttaagcatgtatagaaatatgtagaacctGTATTTAAATAGTTAGATGTTACATTATCTATCAACTACTTTAGATTGTTGTTAGCTAAAaaattagtaactaattatataccaaattaaaaatcatttattagtaacagaaattactttaaatatcaataattttttattctttaaaataatatttaatttaattaatatagtaattattttttctttaaaattaatttttatttaattattttcttgtagttatCTTTTATGTATTTCGGAATAGATTTTTTGAAATgtaaaaatgattttcaaagagtttaGTTCCAAATGTAGGTATGTAAGAAAATTGTTGGTGTAGAAAATTAGAACTTCTAAGAAATGGcaattttttacatatattctGAAAGATGAGGCAATTAGAATTTAATCTAATAGAGCACTAGTTAAAAGCTAAAAAGAAAACTTAAAGCTGTTTTCCTCAGAAGAATGTTATTAACGTTTGGtaattaattaataacaaaACCATCAAATTACGTTAATCATAGAAAATAAAAGGATAAATATTCTTTAACACCACTGTTCAAAAAATCCATCCACcttatatctattttttgtaataaaatattatattttaataaaataataatctttTTAGTTAAGTTGTAAggtaaatataaaaaagtgaGAAAAATGTCAACGCATAATCACTCATAATAAAATGGTAACATTTAGTATATCATTCTTAATgtcaataattttaattaatgaaatttcaACTTTAATCAAACACTGCAGATTGTGTTCTATTTTCATTAGAAGTTGTtgataatttgtttatattaaatttgttaCATTTAACACGcccttttataaataaaattaacaatacaAATGTTTAATTACACGATCAATTAGGTATCATAATTTTAATCTTTcaaacttattattttattcagcTTCTTAGATATTGTAAATATATGAAACATTAtttcttcatattttaattatgcCAATTGAGTATTAAAAATGTTAATAGTATATAATTATAATCTCTACGTGAAACAAAATATCTTAAGGTgacattaatttataatatcttCAATGAACTACACTATATGTTTGATCTATTTTAATTTGTCTCACCATTAATCCACCGAAATTGGAATATGACGGGTTAGGATAACAAGACATGAGACAGATTAAAAATGTCAATCTCTCACTTTAACATGTGcctaattataatatataatataatttattaacacAACTAAAATAACTTTGTATCTAAAAAATTACAACCTAGAATAGTAAAAAATGACACAATTGAATGTATGAAAGATGAAaagtgtaataaaaaataaacaagcaAACATACTTAGCAAGTACTAAtattctaatttaaattttaaacttttaatttaaaatattaatgcattattatattattaaaatgggTTGTGGTGTTTTTCTGTTGGAAAggttgttaaaaataaaaaatttcgtGTAGCCATATGTGTGGTTATTGTTTTAGTTACAACTTGTCTAAGCACAACATGAGGTTAAGAAACCTTTTGTTCCCAAATACAAGGCATGCACGAGGTATATCAGCCAAAAGCTACGAGGCAAACCCTGAAACCATGCAAAAAGAACATGAACTTACGACCATTTCATCACAAGCTAAAAGAAGCGTTTTCCCAAAATAACTCAAACCGACTCTTTTAAATACCATGCAAGACCCATCGTTGTTCCTCAGACCTGCAAGCTAAGGCAATAAAACAAAACACATTTGTCTGTTTCATCTGCTCACACGCGGGTCCAAAACAAATCATATTTAACTCATCATGGACATGAAGAAGGTCACTTGCGCCATCCTCATCGCCGCCGCCTCCATGAGCGCAGTGGTGGCTGCCACCGAGGTTCCTGCCCCGGCTCCCGGTCCAGACAGTGGAGCCACCGTGCCCCTTGTTGGCTCCTTGGTTGGTGCCTCAGTCTTGTCTTTCTTCGCCTTGTTCCACTAAGCGTTATATATGTGGAAAAAAGGGTGCTGCAAGGAACAACTGATGATGAAAATTGATACAAATGAATatgtattatttattgttttgatgATTTGTTAATGAAATATTGATTTGTTTAATAACTTTTATGTTATCTTCTCATAACAAGTATATCTTCATCACCCTGAAATATAACCACTTTCAACCACTGCTAAAAGGATCTTCGAAAAATAAAAGGTTGTTGAATGTAATTAATTGAATTACATATTCACTAAATATGTATTTTGTTCTGAATGAATGCTCTTTGGCATCAGGAAGAGAGAAATACAACCTCATTTTACGTCATCTTATCAGTATCAGATCATGGAAACCGGTACCATGTTAGCAATGAgacttattttaaataaaaaataatcattttgcAGGAATCGTCTTAGATCTcaattttttaaagtattaCCAATACACTATATTTTCGActcaaacaaataaaataaagcacaatattttttttatgatttccAAGAAATCTAATTAATGAGTAGTCTATTGCTAGCAATTGTCTCCATTTTTATATGGTTGTAACAATTTCACTGTCCAAATGATTGAAGAATAGAGAATGATTGCTTCATGATAGATAAGTGCAAGTGTGGAGGACCCTGTGATGTTTATATGAATAACAAATAGaccaaataaataaaacattaagcTCTAAAATTCATGGTTACTTTTCAGTTAGGAAAAGGGAAGTAAAACATTTATACAATCAATGGCGCATACACTGCTGAAAAACAAGCACAAATGATTATTCAacctaacaaaaataatttaattcatttacTATAAGCACttaccacaaccaagaaagaaCATGTGGCAAGCTATCTTCGTGTCTCCAATCTTCAACCAAGCAACAATCTCGAACGGAATGTGACATTTGAATTACACGTTTCTTACAATaatgtataaatttataattagaaCCTCTTGTAACTAGGTTTCAGGATTAAATTTTTGGGCAGACATGAGGCTTTTTGCCAGCCATATTGCTGTTTCTCTTGATGATACAGCTTCTTTTCCAAATGGTCTCAGAACCCCAGAAAGCTCTTCAAGTTTATCTTGCTTGAGTAGCTGAGCACATAATTCGAGCAGAGATTCCAGAGCATCAGCTCTTTGCTGGCAGGGACTATCCAACAGAGTCGTGATTGTCTCATCACCATCGACTTCTGTTATTACACTCAATGAAACGCCACTTTTCTCATCAACCTCCACCGTGTTATCATCTTTATGCGTGCAGAGAATGTGTCTGTTAGCTCTGTCATCATCCTTCACTGGAAGTGCATCATTACAATCAGATGTCAAGCAGTTCATATGTGACCCTTCCGTAAATACATTCAAGTGGTTTCCAGATTCGGTATCATGTCCAACCCTAATAGGAGTCACAGTTAGTGATGGTTTTTCCTCGTTGACGGACTTATCTTTATCAGGGCTGCTACTGCCTGCACTGGACATTGTTGATTTACCAGAGATGTCAAGGTTCGAATCTTCCCTCCGTGCTTCAGCATTATCCAAACCTTCATAGCAAGAACCATCTTCAACTTCTGCGCTCACTGCATTAATGTCATCTTCTAAATTATGAAAATGTTTAGCTGCAAATATTTGTTCCTCATGCGGAGATTCTTGTGTACCCTTTAAAGAGATTTCGTTGTTAGCCGTTTCCCTTGCAGGTCTACTTTTAAAGTCCTCCTTGCACACACTGCAAATAGTTGATTCAGATGTTGTTGACCCATCTTTTGAGCCACTAATACTAGTAGAAGATTCCACTATGTAGCTGGTAAGATCAACCATCCTGGTTTCAATATTGTCTTCTGCACTGGTTGAGATTGTAACAGCATCATTAGGAAGATTGCTTACGAGTATATCTCCATTTCCCTCAATTGGATGAATCCGTTCCAAACGATTTACTAAGCTTGCTTCTTTGTCCTTATGGTCCTTGCCACCACTAGATTTATTAGATCTTCTTGATTTATCCTTTGAATTAACGAGAGGATATACTGGAAGAATATTAGATGATGCATTATGACAACGAAGAACATAAGGTTGTAAAAGCGGATGCCTTAACAATTCAGCTGCCTGTCAATAAAGAGAAACATCATTAGAATCCACAATTGCATCCAAATTAATCAACATAAGGCAGGTTCTGTTGAACTCACGGTTGGCCTATGCTCAGGGTTTTTCCTAAGCATGCTCTTGATAAGTTGTTTCCTGTCACACGTTTGTCAACTTTCAGCTCTATCatcattatattaaatataagaaatagAATGAAAGGGGAGAGGAGGGGGGGGAGGGATTTCACAAGGCTTCTATATAATTGTATTCACTGAGGAAAATACTTGAACACCAAAGCACAGGTTAAAATTATATCATGACAGTAGTGTGACTGGGAATGGTTTGAGGATGGTACTTACAGTGTGGAAGAATAAACAATTGGCAGTGGAGAAATGCAGGATctgtttattttattgataagtCCAGCCATGTCCTGTTTTATTCATTCAATCATGTGTCAATTGTTTTGctagtttaaaatatattgaagAATAGAGACTATGTTTCCATTGATAAAACTAAATTCCTGCAGATGGTTAAAGTTCTTACTGGAGCACGAAATGCTGGTTGATGTCCAGCAATCTCAAACATGCAGCAACCTTAACATAAAAAGAGATATCATTCTTACACAACGTTAGTTATCATATGGCTTTGTCAATTAGAAGAAGGTATCCATGAACCTTACCAAGAGACCACATATCTGATTTATAACCATAAGGTATATCAGCCAGGAGCTCAGGACACATGTAATTTGGAGTTCCAACAACCTACACAGGATATAAGAAgtatgcaaataaaaaacatctATCACTATGTGAATCAAGTTAGGTATCATTTACCTTTAACAATAAGAAGTTCAAAGCAaagcaaatatatatatatatatatatgagaagTTTAATCTTTTTTGGCTGAACCAAGTTATTCACAAACCGAAAGTTAAAGACTAAAATACTGAGACCCATTTAGTATTGTCAGCTGAGAAACATCAATTACAGGGCATGACACCATTGGATAAAATACAGGTAACTTCTTAGAAGGAGGCATTagttagata from Phaseolus vulgaris cultivar G19833 chromosome 1, P. vulgaris v2.0, whole genome shotgun sequence carries:
- the LOC137814082 gene encoding serine/threonine-protein kinase Nek6-like isoform X3 yields the protein MEEYEVIEQIGRGAFGSAFLVLHKSEKKRYVLKKIRLAKQTEKFKRTAHQEMNLIAKLNNPYIVEYKDAWVEKEDHICIITGYCEGGDLADNIKKARGSYFPEEKVCKWLTQLLIAVDYLHSNRVIHRDLKCSNIFLTKDNNIRLGDFGLAKRLNAEDLTSSVVGTPNYMCPELLADIPYGYKSDMWSLGCCMFEIAGHQPAFRAPDMAGLINKINRSCISPLPIVYSSTLKQLIKSMLRKNPEHRPTAAELLRHPLLQPYVLRCHNASSNILPVYPLVNSKDKSRRSNKSSGGKDHKDKEASLVNRLERIHPIEGNGDILVSNLPNDAVTISTSAEDNIETRMVDLTSYIVESSTSISGSKDGSTTSESTICSVCKEDFKSRPARETANNEISLKGTQESPHEEQIFAAKHFHNLEDDINAVSAEVEDGSCYEGLDNAEARREDSNLDISGKSTMSSAGSSSPDKDKSVNEEKPSLTVTPIRVGHDTESGNHLNVFTEGSHMNCLTSDCNDALPVKDDDRANRHILCTHKDDNTVEVDEKSGVSLSVITEVDGDETITTLLDSPCQQRADALESLLELCAQLLKQDKLEELSGVLRPFGKEAVSSRETAIWLAKSLMSAQKFNPET
- the LOC137814082 gene encoding serine/threonine-protein kinase Nek6-like isoform X2, producing the protein METENGDTKSKKMEEYEVIEQIGRGAFGSAFLVLHKSEKKRYVLKKIRLAKQTEKFKRTAHQEMNLIAKLNNPYIVEYKDAWVEKEDHICIITGYCEGGDLADNIKKARGSYFPEEKVCKWLTQLLIAVDYLHSNRVIHRDLKCSNIFLTKDNNIRLGDFGLAKRLNAEDLTSSVVGTPNYMCPELLADIPYGYKSDMWSLGCCMFEIAGHQPAFRAPDMAGLINKINRSCISPLPIVYSSTLKQLIKSMLRKNPEHRPTAAELLRHPLLQPYVLRCHNASSNILPVYPLVNSKDKSRRSNKSSGGKDHKDKEASLVNRLERIHPIEGNGDILVSNLPNDAVTISTSAEDNIETRMVDLTSYIVESSTSISGSKDGSTTSESTICSVCKEDFKSRPARETANNEISLKGTQESPHEEQIFAAKHFHNLEDDINAVSAEVEDGSCYEGLDNAEARREDSNLDISGKSTMSSAGSSSPDKDKSVNEEKPSLTVTPIRVGHDTESGNHLNVFTEGSHMNCLTSDCNDALPVKDDDRANRHILCTHKDDNTVEVDEKSGVSLSVITEVDGDETITTLLDSPCQQRADALESLLELCAQLLKQDKLEELSGVLRPFGKEAVSSRETAIWLAKSLMSAQKFNPET
- the LOC137814082 gene encoding serine/threonine-protein kinase Nek6-like isoform X1 is translated as MKKRVERICCFTASSPFVFYLLEFSMETENGDTKSKKMEEYEVIEQIGRGAFGSAFLVLHKSEKKRYVLKKIRLAKQTEKFKRTAHQEMNLIAKLNNPYIVEYKDAWVEKEDHICIITGYCEGGDLADNIKKARGSYFPEEKVCKWLTQLLIAVDYLHSNRVIHRDLKCSNIFLTKDNNIRLGDFGLAKRLNAEDLTSSVVGTPNYMCPELLADIPYGYKSDMWSLGCCMFEIAGHQPAFRAPDMAGLINKINRSCISPLPIVYSSTLKQLIKSMLRKNPEHRPTAAELLRHPLLQPYVLRCHNASSNILPVYPLVNSKDKSRRSNKSSGGKDHKDKEASLVNRLERIHPIEGNGDILVSNLPNDAVTISTSAEDNIETRMVDLTSYIVESSTSISGSKDGSTTSESTICSVCKEDFKSRPARETANNEISLKGTQESPHEEQIFAAKHFHNLEDDINAVSAEVEDGSCYEGLDNAEARREDSNLDISGKSTMSSAGSSSPDKDKSVNEEKPSLTVTPIRVGHDTESGNHLNVFTEGSHMNCLTSDCNDALPVKDDDRANRHILCTHKDDNTVEVDEKSGVSLSVITEVDGDETITTLLDSPCQQRADALESLLELCAQLLKQDKLEELSGVLRPFGKEAVSSRETAIWLAKSLMSAQKFNPET